From Musa acuminata AAA Group cultivar baxijiao chromosome BXJ3-8, Cavendish_Baxijiao_AAA, whole genome shotgun sequence, one genomic window encodes:
- the LOC135645710 gene encoding uncharacterized protein LOC135645710, translated as MGLKPFFGLQMIPWCFHVAAGATRHSSSSSSSWFTAHDDDEATADSPKPSVRLVGPDGHIKLYHCRVSAAELMASHPLHLLCRSDAFVIGQPLPALSPDDCLLPGHTYFLLSSHFFHSALSFASLASCFGAFKQRGGGAGAPLPRLIEIQKTAAGRLQVRVSEEYLDCLWRSASEEEAMDRRGRRVCTTEELAKDYKQLVSCRSWKPKLETINEAERRRRSGGAPFGGIGRRKKRAHRKNNHHNKEDTG; from the coding sequence ATGGGTCTCAAACCCTTCTTCGGTCTGCAAATGATCCCATGGTGCTTCCACGTAGCAGCAGGCGCCACACGccactcctcttcctcctcctcttcctggtTCACCGCCCATGACGACGACGAAGCTACAGCAGACTCGCCGAAGCCCTCCGTCCGTCTCGTGGGCCCTGACGGCCACATCAAGCTCTACCACTGCCGTGTCTCCGCCGCAGAGCTCATGGCCAGCCACCCCCTCCACCTCCTCTGCCGCTCCGACGCCTTCGTCATCGGCCAGCCCCTCCCCGCCCTGTCCCCCGACGACTGCCTGCTCCCGGGCCACACCtacttcctcctctcctcccacTTCTTCCACTCCGCCCTATCCTTCGCCTCCCTCGCCTCCTGCTTCGGAGCCTTCAAGCAGCGGGGGGGCGGCGCCGGCGCCCCTCTCCCGCGGCTCATCGAGATCCAGAAAACGGCCGCCGGCAGGCTCCAGGTCCGCGTGTCCGAAGAGTACCTGGATTGCCTGTGGAGATCGGCATCGGAAGAGGAGGCCATGGATAGGAGAGGGAGGAGAGTGTGCACCACCGAGGAGTTGGCGAAGGATTACAAGCAGTTGGTGAGCTGCCGCTCCTGGAAGCCGAAGCTGGAGACGATCAACGAGGcggagcggaggaggaggagcggcggTGCCCCTTTTGGTGGGATTGGCAGAAGGAAGAAGCGTGCCCACCGCAAGAACAACCACCACAACAAGGAAGACACCGGCTGA